From a region of the Impatiens glandulifera chromosome 4, dImpGla2.1, whole genome shotgun sequence genome:
- the LOC124936076 gene encoding putative kinase-like protein TMKL1 codes for MEERYKLTLLLSLASISAIGILYILIYIFKKTPPKYYDSPDIECGTERIENTEKLGDKQKEEELIRFRGAQDLSVYDILDAPGEVIGKSGYGTLYRANLLTCDSVAVLRFLRPVCTGETKETEAIIRVLGSIRHSNLVPLQAFYAGSKGEKLLVHPFYGGGTLAHFIRDGNCESYKWDTIHEISIGIAKGLYHLHSGFQKPIIIHGNLKSKNILLHQNNFQPQISDFGLHLVLNPTAGQEMLQVSASQGYKAPELIKMKDVSKETDVFSLGIIFLELLSRKEPLGEEYYLPNTMRDAIMERRIADLYHPHIVLGLNRDEIGTMEERILKFFQIAMACCSPSQSLRPQMKQVLRGLEEID; via the exons ATGGAAGAAAGATACAAGCTCACTTTGTTACTATCTCTAGCTTCCATATCCGCTATAGGAATCCTTTACATCTTGATCTACATATTCAAAAAGACTCCACCCAAGTACTACGATTCGCCAGACATAGAATGCGGAACAGAAAGAATCGAAAATACAGAAAAATTAGGAGATAAACAGAAAGAAGAGGAATTGATCAGATTTCGCGGCGCCCAAGATCTTTCAGTTTATGATATATTAGATGCTCCTGGAGAAGTCATCGGAAAATCAGGCTACGGGACACTTTACAGAGCGAATCTTTTGACATGTGATTCCGTCGCCGTGCTGAGATTTCTCCGGCCGGTTTGTACGGGCGAGACGAAGGAGACGGAAGCTATTATTCGTGTTTTGGGTTCGATTCGGCATTCCAATTTGGTCCCTCTTCAAGCATTCTATGCTGGGTCGAAAGGGGAAAAGCTTCTCGTACATCCATTCTATGGTGGGGGAACTCTGGCTCATTTCATTAGag ATGGGAATTGTGAATCTTACAAGTGGGACACCATACATGAAATTTCAATTGGAATTGCCAAAGGATTATACCATCTTCATTCTGGTTTCCAAAAGCCAATAATCATCCATGGAAATCTCAAATCCAAAAACATATTACTCCACCAAAATAATTTCCAACCCCAAATCTCAGATTTCGGCCTTCATCTCGTCTTAAATCCAACCGCGGGGCAAGAGATGCTCCAAGTCTCAGCATCCCAAGGCTATAAAGCCCCCGAGCTGATCAAGATGAAGGATGTGAGCAAAGAAACCGATGTTTTCAGCCTCGGAATAATCTTTCTAGAATTGCTAAGCAGAAAGGAACCTTTGGGTGAGGAATACTATTTGCCAAACACAATGAGAGATGCCATAATGGAACGTCGAATCGCAGATTTGTATCATCCCCACATCGTTCTTGGACTGAATCGAGATGAAATTGGGACAATGGAAGAGAGGATTCTTAAGTTCTTTCAGATTGCAATGGCTTGTTGTTCTCCTTCACAATCTCTTCGGCCTCAAATGAAACAAGTGTTAAGGGGACTTGAAGAGATCGATTAA